One Sporomusaceae bacterium ACPt DNA window includes the following coding sequences:
- the lipM gene encoding Octanoyltransferase LipM yields MKWRVINSGLDSAANNMAVDEAMLQAHARGQTPPTLRLYGWKPAAVSLGYFQKAKAEVDIEECRRQGIDVVRRLTGGRAVLHDAELTYSVVVREDHPLIPATITASYRYFSEGLLAGLKRLGIDASLSMPRAAYGRTKRQQASAACFDAPSHYEITVQGRKLAGSAQVRKNGVILQHGSILLAFDPGRVAALLNLPSPAMKEAVAAMLAKRAVSVTEIAGREITRDEACQAMLAAFGPALGVELEPGRLSEQEVAAAAELAAARYSRDSWNLLR; encoded by the coding sequence GTGAAATGGCGGGTCATCAATAGCGGCCTGGACAGTGCAGCCAACAATATGGCTGTGGATGAGGCCATGTTACAGGCGCATGCCAGGGGACAAACGCCGCCCACACTCCGCCTTTACGGCTGGAAACCGGCGGCGGTAAGCCTGGGGTATTTCCAGAAGGCCAAAGCCGAAGTGGATATAGAGGAGTGCCGCCGTCAGGGAATTGATGTCGTACGGCGCCTGACCGGCGGTAGAGCGGTACTTCATGATGCCGAACTTACTTACAGTGTGGTGGTGCGGGAGGACCATCCGCTCATTCCGGCCACTATTACCGCCTCGTACCGTTATTTTAGCGAGGGCCTGCTGGCCGGACTGAAAAGGCTGGGTATCGACGCATCCCTAAGCATGCCCAGGGCGGCATACGGCCGGACCAAGCGCCAACAGGCTTCGGCAGCCTGTTTTGATGCTCCCTCGCATTACGAAATTACCGTTCAAGGCCGTAAACTGGCGGGCAGTGCCCAGGTTCGCAAAAACGGGGTAATTTTACAGCATGGATCAATACTGCTGGCTTTTGATCCCGGCAGGGTGGCTGCATTGCTCAACCTGCCGTCGCCGGCGATGAAAGAAGCGGTAGCCGCAATGCTGGCCAAGCGGGCAGTGTCGGTTACGGAAATCGCAGGCCGGGAGATAACCCGGGACGAAGCTTGCCAGGCTATGCTGGCCGCATTCGGCCCTGCTTTGGGCGTTGAATTGGAGCCGGGCCGGCTTAGTGAACAGGAAGTGGCCGCTGCTGCCGAATTGGCTGCGGCCAGGTACAGCCGGGACAGTTGGAACCTGCTGCGCTAA
- the bioB_4 gene encoding Biotin synthase: MSLWKLSAGTACVVGKKQLKTDVLPTTAYIMLGEKCRNHCRFCSQSRDSSARADLLSRVTWPEVPGEEAAQAVGAAFRAGRLQRACLQVVHNEQSWQTSVDALERLVRESAVPVCISSAIDSVAQAKELIARGADRICISLDAATPEIFRQVKGGRWQERWNLLTRCAAELPGRVSTHLIVGLGETEQEIIETIAHCLDNGISVGLFAFTPVRGTVWADRQPPAIGRYRRVQIAHFLLKTGYSRAVFRFQNGILTGISLPVSEMKLILAGGTAFETSGCSGCNRPYYNERPGGVMYNYPRALTGNEIQAAIAESGIIGIHAEQERRRAGCEMAGHQ, from the coding sequence GTGAGCCTATGGAAACTGTCGGCAGGCACAGCCTGCGTGGTCGGCAAGAAGCAACTAAAAACTGATGTGCTTCCTACTACCGCCTATATCATGCTGGGGGAAAAATGCCGGAATCATTGCCGGTTTTGCTCCCAGTCCCGGGACAGTTCGGCCCGGGCTGATTTGCTGTCCCGCGTCACCTGGCCGGAAGTCCCGGGTGAGGAGGCCGCTCAGGCTGTTGGCGCTGCTTTTCGCGCCGGCCGCCTGCAACGCGCTTGCTTGCAGGTCGTGCATAATGAACAAAGCTGGCAAACAAGTGTTGACGCGCTGGAACGATTAGTGCGGGAGAGCGCTGTGCCGGTGTGCATCTCAAGTGCCATTGACTCGGTGGCCCAGGCCAAAGAACTCATTGCGCGGGGGGCTGACCGTATTTGCATCTCCCTGGATGCCGCGACTCCGGAGATTTTTCGCCAGGTAAAAGGCGGCAGGTGGCAAGAGCGGTGGAACCTCTTAACCCGGTGTGCGGCCGAACTGCCAGGCCGCGTCAGCACCCATCTTATTGTCGGGCTGGGAGAAACTGAACAAGAAATCATCGAGACAATAGCCCATTGTCTTGATAACGGGATAAGTGTGGGCCTGTTTGCGTTTACCCCGGTGCGGGGCACAGTCTGGGCCGACCGGCAGCCGCCTGCCATCGGGCGGTATCGACGGGTTCAAATCGCGCATTTTCTGCTGAAAACAGGGTACAGCCGGGCGGTTTTCCGGTTTCAGAACGGCATTTTGACCGGCATTAGCCTGCCTGTCAGCGAAATGAAACTGATTTTGGCCGGCGGAACGGCTTTTGAAACCAGCGGCTGTAGCGGCTGCAACCGGCCCTACTATAACGAACGGCCGGGCGGTGTTATGTATAACTATCCCCGGGCGCTCACGGGGAATGAAATCCAAGCAGCCATTGCCGAGAGTGGGATTATTGGAATACATGCTGAACAAGAGCGGAGGAGGGCTGGCTGTGAAATGGCGGGTCATCAATAG